Proteins found in one Balaenoptera musculus isolate JJ_BM4_2016_0621 chromosome 4, mBalMus1.pri.v3, whole genome shotgun sequence genomic segment:
- the CLDN1 gene encoding claudin-1 isoform X1 gives MANAGLQLLGFILAFLGWIGSIVSTALPQWRICSYAGDNIVTAQAIYEGLWMSCVSQSTGQIQCKVFDSLLNLSSTLQATRALMVIGILLGLVAIFVATVGMKCMKCLEDNEVQKMRMAVTGGVIFLISGLAILVATAWYGNRIVQEFYDPMTPVNARYEFGQALFTGWAAASLCLLGGALLCCSCPRKTTSYPTPRPYPKPAPSSGKDYV, from the exons ATGGCCAACGCGGGGCTGCAGCTGCTGGGCTTCATCCTGGCTTTCCTGGGCTGGATTGGCTCCATCGTCAGCACGGCGCTGCCCCAGTGGAGGATTTGCTCCTACGCTGGCGACAACATCGTGACGGCCCAGGCCATCTACGAGGGGCTGTGGATGTCCTGCGTGTCGCAGAGCACCGGGCAGATCCAGTGCAAAGTCTTCGACTCCTTGCTGAATCTGAGCA GCACTCTGCAAGCAACCCGCGCCTTGATGGTGATTGGCATCCTGCTGGGACTAGTAGCCATCTTTGTGGCCACTGTCGGCATGAAGTGTATGAAGTGCCTGGAAGACAACGAGGTACAGAAGATGCGGATGGCTGTCACTGGGGGCGTGATCTTTCTTATTTCAG GTCTGGCTATTTTAGTTGCCACAGCATGGTATGGCAATAGAATTGTTCAAGAATTCTATGACCCCATGACCCCGGTCAATGCCAG gTATGAATTTGGTCAGGCTCTCTTCACTGGCTGGGCTGCTGCTTCCCTCTGCCTTCTGGGAGGTGCCCTACTTTGCTGCTCCTGTCCCCGGAAAACAACATCTTACCCAACACCAAGGCCCTATCCAAAACCTGCACCTTCCAGTGGGAAAGACTACGTGTGA
- the CLDN1 gene encoding claudin-1 isoform X2, whose product MANAGLQLLGFILAFLGWIGSIVSTALPQWRICSYAGDNIVTAQAIYEGLWMSCVSQSTGQIQCKVFDSLLNLSSTLQATRALMVIGILLGLVAIFVATVGMKCMKCLEDNEVQKMRMAVTGGVIFLISGMNLVRLSSLAGLLLPSAFWEVPYFAAPVPGKQHLTQHQGPIQNLHLPVGKTTCDTEAKGDNPVGTIRK is encoded by the exons ATGGCCAACGCGGGGCTGCAGCTGCTGGGCTTCATCCTGGCTTTCCTGGGCTGGATTGGCTCCATCGTCAGCACGGCGCTGCCCCAGTGGAGGATTTGCTCCTACGCTGGCGACAACATCGTGACGGCCCAGGCCATCTACGAGGGGCTGTGGATGTCCTGCGTGTCGCAGAGCACCGGGCAGATCCAGTGCAAAGTCTTCGACTCCTTGCTGAATCTGAGCA GCACTCTGCAAGCAACCCGCGCCTTGATGGTGATTGGCATCCTGCTGGGACTAGTAGCCATCTTTGTGGCCACTGTCGGCATGAAGTGTATGAAGTGCCTGGAAGACAACGAGGTACAGAAGATGCGGATGGCTGTCACTGGGGGCGTGATCTTTCTTATTTCAG gTATGAATTTGGTCAGGCTCTCTTCACTGGCTGGGCTGCTGCTTCCCTCTGCCTTCTGGGAGGTGCCCTACTTTGCTGCTCCTGTCCCCGGAAAACAACATCTTACCCAACACCAAGGCCCTATCCAAAACCTGCACCTTCCAGTGGGAAAGACTACGTGTGACACAGAAGCAAAAGGAGACAACCCTGTTGGAACAATCAGAAAATGA